A genomic window from Cardiocondyla obscurior isolate alpha-2009 linkage group LG02, Cobs3.1, whole genome shotgun sequence includes:
- the LOC139112881 gene encoding uncharacterized protein: MDSRFKWIVVTVILAYITKKTYGIIGYDCGSANLNITTLSLLDVENCNIPLTQPQVDRTYIQLLQLSKFEGIPVIQCKVSINRNVYHCGMHSHISTVANGQAEYIFETTVDQCKKMHATGSFSFSTYNHVYGLKVNQTVMRPITLAGTASTDGHCSGSYYSDPYGSWDNVVVQAIITITLITHQATVNLEANQIRLRSGTVCTYTDNNCIDIDGGYTFWQTLPTDYCKFNNYDILYEGYANRMLDTLYEKPQVVYSLSTHDITFALTKTGEEPLCGYTLTKTEHPKLLILETTKGDSFAQKRPLSVENLDIFTYVNSKFVYVEKHIRSQMNSLYRDVLKQRCNLEQQVLKNALSIAVNSPDEFAYQIMKGPGYMAVISGEVVHIIKCTPVDVKIQHIKECYSELPVLKNNETYFLSPRTHILTRTGTQISCNRVIPPMYFLNDGWYRMIPTPERTLPPTTIKPMTKPTWHYTNPGSLAASGIYSEKDLEHLRDHIMFPAERPALLNTVARGVMGEPTTIHGGLISNLMDEASIEKVATSAWNKMWSKFLVFGNISAGMLGIFLCIRGVKLILDTLVHGYALHTVYGWSLYLIGAIWDSLTQLLLHLGEKRQKYEKPSAPKMPEPEIEKQQKNELPPIEEPEMNHEEEQERHYPLLPARENATYSLQLRH, from the coding sequence atggattcgagatttaaatggATTGTTGTCACGGTCATCTTAGCatatattactaaaaaaaCATACGGGATAATCGGTTATGATTGTGGATCGGCGAATTTAAATATCACAACCTTATCGTTACTGGACGTTGAAAACTGTAATATACCGTTAACACAGCCTCAGGTAGACCGAACCTACATACAACTGCTGCAATTATCTAAATTCGAGGGAATACCTGTAATACAGTGTAAAGTTTCAATAAATCGAAATGTATACCATTGCGGAATGCACTCACATATTTCAACAGTAGCCAACGGGCAAGCCGAATATATTTTCGAGACTACAGTCGATCAATGCAAGAAAATGCACGCAACAGGATCATTCTCATTCTCAACATATAATCACGTTTACggattaaaagtaaatcaaaCGGTAATGCGACCGATTACGCTTGCAGGAACTGCAAGTACCGACGGACATTGTTCCGGCAGTTATTATTCGGACCCTTACGGAAGCTGGGACAATGTTGTTGTACAAGCcataataacaattactttaattactcATCAAGCTACTGTTAATTTGGAGGCGAATCAGATTCGCCTAAGATCAGGAACTGTATGTACTTATACAGATAATAATTGCATCGATATCGATGGGGGTTATACATTCTGGCAAAcattaccgaccgattattgcaaatttaataactacgatattttatatgaaggGTATGCAAACCGAATGCTCGATACACTCTACGAAAAACCGCAAGTAGTATATTCATTATCTACGCATGATATAACATTTGCATTAACCAAGACAGGAGAAGAACCGTTATGTGGATATACTTTGACAAAAACCGAGCAtcctaaattattaattttggaaacCACGAAAGGAGATTCATTTGCACAAAAGCGACCATTATCCGTCGAAAATTTAGACATATTTACTTATGTAAACtcaaaatttgtatacgtAGAAAAACATATCCGCTCGCAAATGAATTCATTATATCGAGACGTACTAAAACAACGCTGCAATTTAGAACAACAAGTATTGAAAAATGCATTAAGTATCGCAGTAAATTCACCTGACGAATTTGCATATCAAATAATGAAAGGGCCTGGATATATGGCTGTTATCTCCGGAGAAGTTGTAcacataataaaatgtacaccTGTTGATGTAAAAATTCAACATATAAAAGAATGTTATTCCGAATTGCCAgtacttaaaaataacgagACATATTTCTTATCACCACGAACTCATATATTAACCAGAACCGGAACTCAAATCTCATGCAATAGAGTAATACCTCCTATGTATTTCTTAAACGACGGATGGTATCGAATGATACCCACACCGGAACGAACCTTACCCCCCACCACAATAAAGCCTATGACTAAACCAACATGGCATTATACAAATCCAGGATCACTTGCAGCCAGCGGAATTTACAGTGAAAAAGATCTCGAACATCTAAGAGATCACATAATGTTCCCCGCAGAACGACCTGCGCTACTTAATACAGTAGCAAGGGGAGTAATGGGAGAACCTACAACGATACATGGAGGATTAATTTCTAATCTCATGGACGAGGCATCAATAGAGAAAGTAGCAACCTCCgcatggaataaaatgtggagTAAATTTTTGGTTTTCGGAAATATCAGCGCCGGAATGCTAGGAATATTCCTGTGCATTCGCggagttaaattaattctcgacaCTCTCGTTCATGGGTACGCGCTGCATACGGTATACGGATGGTCTCTGTATTTAATCGGAGCCATCTGGGACTCACTAACACAACTATTATTACACTTAGGAGAAAAGagacaaaaatatgaaaaaccaAGCGCACCGAAAATGCCTGAGCCAGAGATtgaaaaacaacaaaaaaatgaattgCCTCCTATTGAAGAACCTGAAATGAATCATGAGGAGGAACAGGAACGACATTATCCTCTTCTTCCAGCCCGAGAGAATGCAACTTATTCTCTACAACTAAGACACTAA